Sequence from the Carassius auratus strain Wakin unplaced genomic scaffold, ASM336829v1 scaf_tig00002779, whole genome shotgun sequence genome:
TATTGCTAACAAGAAATTATCTTATCTAGAATAAGTGTTCgttaaaaacaaatgaagataTAAGCATTAGAGAGATCTGTAATTAACCGTGCATGATATTGTTAGAACAATGTGTTATTGATCATTCTTATCAGGACATGGACAGCAGATTGTTACAGATGTTGatgtatatttgtaataaagACTCATTCAAGTCAAGTTAATAGGAATTATTACTGTTAGTGTAACATTATCCTACTTTAAAGCTTCTATGGATTCATTAACCATTCTTCCATGGCTCAGTTTTCACTAATACATTATCAGAACTTTTGTCTTTCAGGAAACGGATCTGTACTCCGGGCACAATGTCCAGTTTGGATTTGTACTGATAAATATCATAATTCTCATGAGCAATCTCCTCCATCTTTTCAAACTTCACAATATAGTAATATGTGTAATAGTCATAATTTTTCTCATGTGAGCTAGTGTAAAACCCCACCCATGAGTAGTAAAATAAATCTTTCCAGTCTGTGAAGGTCTTCTTGATATAAAGTCGAGCACAAGCTTTACCGTCTTCAGTGTAGAGCTGCAGACCAACATCATTATACTCTGGTCCATAAAAGAATTCAGGAACATTTGATGAGAGTTTAGCTTGACTTTGTGTTCCACAGTCTGATGGCAATATTGTCAATGCTTTAGCACCCTCCCAGGGCGTAGTTTGTGCTAaaattttgtcatattttttgtCCAGCAGAAAACGGATTTGAACTCCATGAGCAATAGCTAAACTGGAACTGTACTGGTAAATATCATAATTGTGTGTGATATAGTATTCAATCTTTGAAAACTTCTCAGCATATTGATATGTGGAATAGGCATCATTTTTATCTTGTGAACTCTTGTAAAACCCCACCCATGAATGGGAAAAAACTTTGTTCCAGTTGCTAAAGGTTTTCTTGATGTAGAGTCGAGCGCAGGCTTTTCCGTCTTCAGTGTAGAGCTGCAGACTAGCGTCAAACCCCTTTATTCTGACGGGAATCACTCTGTTAGCTCCATCAAACTCTGGGCCATACCAAATGTATGGATTAGTAAACTGAAAATCAAAAAGTGATGGGTACAGTCGCAGTCGAGGTTGGAGACCAGCATTCATGGAGACAGAAGTATCTGAAGCCCCAGATGAGTCATAAATATCCAGCCGTTCCCTGACCTGTGTATGAACTTCATTAGTTTCACTGGAACGAGTGTTTTGGCAAATTTCAATGTATACATATTTGgaatttttcataatttcagcAGGTATCTCCCAAAGAAGTTTTGAGAAACCTTCTGTAGTTGCTTTTAACTCTAGTTTAATTCCTTCATATGCATTACATTGCAAATAGGGTGAGCGTTTCTTTCTGCGGCTGATAGGACTGTGTTTACAGTCATTGCTGCTGTATCCTGTCTCTGTCAGAAACTGAAGGCATCTGTCATATTCTCTGTCTTCTGTATTGCGTGGTATTGTGTAAATACCAGAAACATTGCTCTCATCCACAGTGCAGTTATACGGGTCTCCAATCTGCAAGAGCAGAGCAGGATCAATCTCATAAGTGTCAGAAGGATTAAATTCATTCTTGTTAAGGTCATGTGCTGTAATAAATACACTGAGTATCTTGTTTGGCCTATTTTGTTTCACAGAGATAATGAGCCTGTCCATGTTTCTTTCTGGCACATTGGTGTTTCTGTAATACTTCCGCACATAGGCTGGCAATGCATTGGCGCCGGGAGATCTTAAATTGCCAACCGAATAGTAACTCTGCCAAGAGCTCAATGAGGGGAGAATGTCCTCTCTATTGCCATAATGATGGAATCCAAAGTCACCTCTATTAAGATCAAAATTTGAATCAAGGATAAGAATCTTGTTCTGATCAACAGTCACAATGTTTTGGGCAAACCAGAACAATAACTGAAGTCCATGACGTGGTGCAGACTTTGCATATGTAATGTTCTTCAAGTCATGAATATTGTTAAGTTTTCTCAAAGAAGAGACACCAGCCAAGAAGAGGCAGAGGAGCAGGAAGCAGAGTCTCATGGCACCCATGGCAAAATCttaatcaaaaacaaaatactaaatatCAAACACATAAGCTGTAAATATACTTGGATCATAAGCAGGCAATTTAATGATGGCATAGCTTTATGTTGAATCTAagatttttatattatcatttaaa
This genomic interval carries:
- the LOC113070021 gene encoding uncharacterized protein LOC113070021, which produces MGAMRLCFLLLCLFLAGVSSLRKLNNIHDLKNITYAKSAPRHGLQLLFWFAQNIVTVDQNKILILDSNFDLNRGDFGFHHYGNREDILPSLSSWQSYYSVGNLRSPGANALPAYVRKYYRNTNVPERNMDRLIISVKQNRPNKILSVFITAHDLNKNEFNPSDTYEIDPALLLQIGDPYNCTVDESNVSGIYTIPRNTEDREYDRCLQFLTETGYSSNDCKHSPISRRKKRSPYLQCNAYEGIKLELKATTEGFSKLLWEIPAEIMKNSKYVYIEICQNTRSSETNEVHTQVRERLDIYDSSGASDTSVSMNAGLQPRLRLYPSLFDFQFTNPYIWYGPEFDGANRVIPVRIKGFDASLQLYTEDGKACARLYIKKTFSNWNKVFSHSWVGFYKSSQDKNDAYSTYQYAEKFSKIEYYITHNYDIYQYSSSLAIAHGVQIRFLLDKKYDKILAQTTPWEGAKALTILPSDCGTQSQAKLSSNVPEFFYGPEYNDVGLQLYTEDGKACARLYIKKTFTDWKDLFYYSWVGFYTSSHEKNYDYYTYYYIVKFEKMEEIAHENYDIYQYKSKLDIVPGVQIRFLKDKSSDNVLVKTEPWKNG